ATAAATGCATCTTACGGACTTGGTGAGATGGTAGTACAAGGTGCAGTTACTCCGGACGAATTCTTAGTATTTAAACCAACTCTAAAAGAGGGATACGAAGCAATTATAGAGAAAAAACTTGGAAGAAAGACACACAAAATGGTTTATGGAACAGACCCAGATGAAAGAACAAAAATTGTAGCAGTTTCTAAAGAAGAACAGGCTAAATTCTGCCTTGAAGACCATGAAGTTTTAAAGCTTGCAAAATGGGTAACGTCAATAGAAGAGTACTATACAAACAAATATGGAAAATGGACACCTATGGACGTAGAATGGGCAAAAGATGGAGAGTTAAATGAGTTGTTTGTAGTTCAGGCAAGACCGGAGACAATCCATTCAAGAAAAGACCATTCTAAGATAATCACATATAAAATAACAGAACCCTACGAGGAAAGAATTAAGAAAAGAATCTTAGAAGGTATAGCGGTAGGTGATAAAGTAGCCTTTGGAAAAGTAAGAATATTACATGATTTAGAAGATGCAAAAGAGTTTCAAGCAGGAGAGGTTCTTGTTACAGATATGACAGACCCGGACTGGGAACCAATCATGAAAAAAGCGGCTGCAATAGTAACAAATAAAGGCGGAAGAACTTGCCACGCAGCAATTGTAGCGAGAGAGCTTGGCGTTCCGGCAGTAGTTGGAACAGGAAATGCAACAGAAGTACTTGAAAACGGAAGAGAAGTTACTGTTTCTTGTGCAGAAGGTGAAAGAGGCTATGTATACGAAGGAAAAATAGAGTTTGAAGTAGAAGAGTTTGACTTAAAAGATTTACCAAAAACTAAGACTCCGATAATGATGAACGTGGCATCACCGGAAGGAGCGTTTGACCTTTCATTCTTGCCAAACGCAGGCGTTGGTCTTGCAAGAGAAGAGTTTATTATCAATAACTACATCTCAATCCACCCATTAGCTTTAATAAAATTTGATGAAATCAAGCAGAAAGACCCGGAATTAGCTGAAATTATTGAAGATAAAACATTTGGATATGAAAACAAAGAAGAGTACTATGTTAAAAAACTTTCCTATGGTATAGCTAAGATTGCTGCTGCTTTCTATCCTAAGCCGGTTATTGTTAGGTTCTCTGACTTTAAATCAAACGAATATGCAAACCTTATAGGTGGAAAATACTTTGAACCAGAAGAAGAAAACCCAATGATTGGATTCAGAGGAGCTTCAAGATATTATTCCGAATTTTTCAAACCGGCATTTGGACTTGAATGTAAAGCAATTTTAAGAGTAAGAAACAAAATGGGTCTTAAAAACGTCATCGTAATGGTTCCATTCTGTAGAACACCGGAAGAAGCTAAGAAAGTTTTAGAAGTCATGGAAGAGTACGGACTTAAAAAAGGTGAAAACGGATTACAAGTTTATGTAATGTGTGAATTACCATCAAACGTAATCTTGGCTGACCAGTTTGCTGAATACTTTGATGGATTTTCTATCGGTTCAAACGACTTAACACAACTCACACTTGGATTAGATAGAGACTCTTCACTTGTTGCACACTTATACGATGAAAGGAATGAAGCTGTAAAAAGAATGATTTCTCAAGTAATTAAAACAGCAAAAGAAAAAGGAAAGAAAATCGGAATCTGCGGTCAAGGTCCTTCTGACTTCCCAGACTTTGCACAGTTCTTAGTAGAACAAGGAATAGATACAATTTCAATTAATCCCGACTCTATTATCAAAACAACGAAAGCAATCTACGAAATAGAGAAAAAACTCGGCTTAAATTAACTATAAATGACACGGAGACCTAAACGGTCTCCATTTTTTTTAATAATTTCAAAATTAACAATTGCATAAAATAATCCACCTAAGCTAATGAAATCATCAGAAGAAAAGCAAAAGAATTATCTAAGACTTTAACAAAGATTGTCTCAAATTCTAACAAGAGTGTCTCAAAATTCTCGTAAGCTTACCTTTCTGTATCATCCTGAGGCTTGCAAGCCAGAGGATCTCCTCTTTTAAATAAGGCGAGAAGGTAAGTAAGTGAGAAAATGAGAGGTAAAGGTGGAGATTCTTCGCTTCGCTCAGAATGACGACGATGTTGGTTTTTGGAACGACTTCCAAATTCTAACTTCGCACTAAAGTCCTCACGATGACTGGTAAATGTAAACTTACAAAAATTTTAAAACAGTTTTATACTTTTAATCTGAATTTAAACAAGACAGGGCAGGATTAATCCTGCCCCAGAGATTTATATGTTATATACCTTCTGGTCTTTTAACGTCGTAGAGTATATCGTCTGTTGGATGTCTGTATAATGGCATATCTAAACGTTTTTCATCTAAGTAATGACCGATAAATCCGATAGACCTTCCAAGAACGAAAAATGAGTTAAATGCGCCAGCTTCAATTAATTTGTCTATATCTTCGTTTGAGTAGCCTATTTGCTTAAACAGGTCAACAAGTAAAACTCCAATGGTTCCATCAACGTTTAAGATTAAGTTTTCTTTCTTAGAAGTTGTAACTTTTTCTACTTCTAAAGCATAATCTAAAAGTTCAACCTTAGGAAAGTTTCTTCTTGCGAAGTCCTTAAGTAGTTCAACTCTTTTATCCGGGTTTTTGGTTGATTTAATTCTATGTCCAATACCAGGAATTGGTATTTTCTCAACATTTTTCATATATTCAACAAATTCATTTGGAGACATATTTTTCTCATATGCCATTTTAAAGTATTTAGCTGCCCCATCAATCGCACCACCAAATCTTGGACCAATTGCAAGAATACCAGTAGTAAGAGCAGACATTAAATCCTTTCCGGCTCTTGCTGTAACTTTAACATTATGAGCACCTGCAACTGCTGGTCCGTGGTCTGCAACAACTCTGATAACCATATCTATAAATTTAGATGCCCAATCTGGGAATTTTTGTTTAAACCAAAGCAATCCTATAACATCTGCGATTGATAGATTTTTTTCAATAACTTCACTTATAGGAACGCCGCAATATGTAGCTTCTTCTCCTCTATCATCAGAGATTGTACAGATAAAGTTTGTTGGTTTTCTTACTTTTCCTTCTCTTATTGCTTTAGATAAGTCCTCTGGAATAGGTGGAACTTCTGGCTCAACGATAGGCTGAATTTTACCCTCACCTCTTAGCATTTCATAAATACCTTTTATTACATGAGGAAGCTCGTT
This is a stretch of genomic DNA from Sulfurihydrogenibium sp. YO3AOP1. It encodes these proteins:
- the ppsA gene encoding phosphoenolpyruvate synthase; translated protein: MAEKLVMWLNEVGMEDIELVGGKNASLGEMIKGLSSIGVKIPMGFVVTSKAYHYFIDYNNLRDKIREILAGLDPNNIEDLSRRGLTIRELIKGGRFPEDLKNEILKAYEELSKMYGQFRVDVAVRSSSTAEDLPNASFAGQQDTYLNIKGDETLLSAIRSCFASLFTDRAISYREAFKFDHFAIGLAVGVQKMVRSDLAASGVSFSIDSDSGFKDVVLINASYGLGEMVVQGAVTPDEFLVFKPTLKEGYEAIIEKKLGRKTHKMVYGTDPDERTKIVAVSKEEQAKFCLEDHEVLKLAKWVTSIEEYYTNKYGKWTPMDVEWAKDGELNELFVVQARPETIHSRKDHSKIITYKITEPYEERIKKRILEGIAVGDKVAFGKVRILHDLEDAKEFQAGEVLVTDMTDPDWEPIMKKAAAIVTNKGGRTCHAAIVARELGVPAVVGTGNATEVLENGREVTVSCAEGERGYVYEGKIEFEVEEFDLKDLPKTKTPIMMNVASPEGAFDLSFLPNAGVGLAREEFIINNYISIHPLALIKFDEIKQKDPELAEIIEDKTFGYENKEEYYVKKLSYGIAKIAAAFYPKPVIVRFSDFKSNEYANLIGGKYFEPEEENPMIGFRGASRYYSEFFKPAFGLECKAILRVRNKMGLKNVIVMVPFCRTPEEAKKVLEVMEEYGLKKGENGLQVYVMCELPSNVILADQFAEYFDGFSIGSNDLTQLTLGLDRDSSLVAHLYDERNEAVKRMISQVIKTAKEKGKKIGICGQGPSDFPDFAQFLVEQGIDTISINPDSIIKTTKAIYEIEKKLGLN
- a CDS encoding citrate/2-methylcitrate synthase — encoded protein: MSKPEYLLFDKNTKAIFWNLNTSAIQRMLDYDYVVGRSPSIAAIVAPTSERSFEKFFYGTKEIIIPIYKSTKDAAKFHPEADVLLNFASFRTAYLVTLEAFEIPQIRTIVITAEGIPERYARDMRIKAKQLGKWIIGPATVGGIVPGAFRIANTGGTIENIIASKLHRPGSVGLVTRSGGLFNELSNIIARNADGVAEGIAIGGDRFPGSDFLDHMLRFEKNPQVKFMILLGEVGGEAEYKVVEAVKNGLITKPVIGWCIGTISKFFGGEVQFGHAGAKAGTDRETADAKNRAMKEVGIHVPNNFNELPHVIKGIYEMLRGEGKIQPIVEPEVPPIPEDLSKAIREGKVRKPTNFICTISDDRGEEATYCGVPISEVIEKNLSIADVIGLLWFKQKFPDWASKFIDMVIRVVADHGPAVAGAHNVKVTARAGKDLMSALTTGILAIGPRFGGAIDGAAKYFKMAYEKNMSPNEFVEYMKNVEKIPIPGIGHRIKSTKNPDKRVELLKDFARRNFPKVELLDYALEVEKVTTSKKENLILNVDGTIGVLLVDLFKQIGYSNEDIDKLIEAGAFNSFFVLGRSIGFIGHYLDEKRLDMPLYRHPTDDILYDVKRPEGI